The sequence GCATTTTCTCTAATGCATAAGTTCCTATATCACGTGCATTGCTGTCATTATCATCACCTGTTGCATAAATATTAACTTTTACATATGTTGCCGCAGGTGCCCATAACAAAAATTCAGTTGACTGCTTTGTATATGTCGCTCCAAGCTGCCTGCCCTTACGTGTATGCCCCCAATCATCAACATATGTTCCATCATAAAAATATTTATTATCAATATCTTCTGCCACTTTATTAATATAGCTGTTAGGAATCGTAGCTATCTTTTTACTGTTATCTGCCGCAAACCCGGTAACGGCACTGCTTGAAAATACCATTCCGATTGACAATACCACCGCAGTAATCTTTTTTAAGTTTAAATACTTCATAAACTCTCCCTCCTTTTATTGTACTCAATGTATCTATGCAATACCATAAAGCATTACAAAAATACATTCTATCTTAGTGGTATTATACAATAAAAGGCATCAAAAAAAATGTCATTTACATGAAATGACATTTTTTCGACACGAACGATATTAAAATGAATGTTTATTCTTCACTTTTTAATCACAATTTATTTATAAAGTTCTGGACTCAATTTTTAAAAAATCAAGTACTTGACATATTTATTAATTTTATGATACTATACCACGGCACAATTAAATATGGTTATATTGGAAACGACACATCCCCCGGATGATAACGAACAACACATGTTTTGCTTAAGTTATTATTAAGGAGGATTTTTTTATGCCAAAAAACAAGTTTCAGGATGTTATTTTCACAATTATTATGGCAACAATTATGGTCTATGGCATGGTCGTATACAATGTTGCCCTTAACACAGGTACTGTGAATGGTACTACTTTCTTAGCTGCAACGCATGAGCTCCCAATCATGGTTCCAATTGCATTCGTGCTCGAGTTCTTCGTTGTAGGAAAGATAGCTAAAATGCTTGCTTTCACTGTTATGCGTCCAACTGACAGACCACAGTTCATCACATATGCAATATCAATATGTATCTGCTGCATTATGTGTCCGATTATGAGTCTTGTAGCTACATTCCTTTTCAAAGAGCCATCCTTTGGCATGTGGGTTAAAACATGGGCAATGAACTTTCCTATGGCAATCTGCTATCAGATGTTCTATTGCGGACCACTTGTAAGACTTATATTCAGGGCAATATTTGTCAGAAAAAATGCTGAAGTCCCAGAAAACATGTGCGCTGTAGATACAGAATAATATTAACTATCAGGCAGGAGATTTTCTCCTGCTTTTTTATATATTACGGATATTCAGATAGAAAATGTGTTATTATATGAATATCAATCCAAAGAATGGAGAATTATCATGAAAGCCTATAAACGATTATTAAAATATGTCACTTTCCGTACACCAAGTGACGAAAACAGTGAAACAACTCCCTCATCTGCATGCCAGTTTGAGTTAGCCAGATTTGTAAAAAATGAGATGGAAGGATTGAATTTATCGGATATTGTACTTGACGATATGTGTTACCTGTATGGTAAGCTTCCGGCAACCAAAGGTTATGAAAATGCACCTGCTATCGGATTTATTGCACATATGGATACCGTGTCCGATTATTGCAATCACGATATTACACCTGTTATAACAGAGAATTTCAATGGTGAATCACTTACACTTCCTGCCGGGATAACTCTGTCTGTGCATGATTTTCCTCATCTTGGCACTCTTAAGGAACGCACACTTATCACATCAGACGGAAGCACTATACTTGGTGCTGATGACAAAGCAGGTATTGCTGAAATCCTGACTATGATAGAACATTTGCAGAAAAATGATATACCTCATGGAACAATATGCGTGGCATTCACACCTGATGAAGAAATCGGCAGGGGAGCTGAACATTTTAACATAGAACAGTTCGGTGCCAAATACGCCTACACAATTGACGGCGACACAGAAGGCGAGATTCAGTACGAAAACTTCAATGCATGCAAAGCTGATTTTCATATTAAAGGCTTCAATGTACACCCAGGTTCTGCCAAAGACACCATGATTAATGCCAGTCTTGTTGCAATGGAGATTAACAATGCACTTCCTGCTATGGAAACCCCTCGCGGCACAGAAGATTACGAGGGCTTCTACCATCTTGTCAGCATGTCTGGCGATGTCAGTGAGGCTTCGCTTAATTATATAGTAAGAGACCATAATAAGAATTTATTTGAAGCAAAGAAAAATACTCTGCGATTAATCGAAAAGAATATGAATGAAAAATGGGGC is a genomic window of [Eubacterium] eligens ATCC 27750 containing:
- a CDS encoding DUF2798 domain-containing protein, which translates into the protein MPKNKFQDVIFTIIMATIMVYGMVVYNVALNTGTVNGTTFLAATHELPIMVPIAFVLEFFVVGKIAKMLAFTVMRPTDRPQFITYAISICICCIMCPIMSLVATFLFKEPSFGMWVKTWAMNFPMAICYQMFYCGPLVRLIFRAIFVRKNAEVPENMCAVDTE
- the pepT gene encoding peptidase T codes for the protein MKAYKRLLKYVTFRTPSDENSETTPSSACQFELARFVKNEMEGLNLSDIVLDDMCYLYGKLPATKGYENAPAIGFIAHMDTVSDYCNHDITPVITENFNGESLTLPAGITLSVHDFPHLGTLKERTLITSDGSTILGADDKAGIAEILTMIEHLQKNDIPHGTICVAFTPDEEIGRGAEHFNIEQFGAKYAYTIDGDTEGEIQYENFNACKADFHIKGFNVHPGSAKDTMINASLVAMEINNALPAMETPRGTEDYEGFYHLVSMSGDVSEASLNYIVRDHNKNLFEAKKNTLRLIEKNMNEKWGKGTVTLTIKDQYKNMSEIIAGCMNLIDNAKKACELADITPLILPIRGGTDGCQLSFKGLPCPNLGTGGHAYHGPYEHITVEGMDMTVAMLVKLVGTFTE